A region from the Clostridium beijerinckii genome encodes:
- the murA gene encoding UDP-N-acetylglucosamine 1-carboxyvinyltransferase, whose amino-acid sequence MEKIIVKGVKELKGEVDISCAKNSILPIIAATILCPEPIVIDNAPRLEDVEVICKLLSELNCDVDISKLNNKLTIDTKNIVEMDANAELMRKMRASFLIMGPMLARFGYCKLSLPGGCNIGSRPIDLHLKGFKLLGADVIMGHGFVEVKAKKMIGSRIYLDFPSVGATENIMMASVFAEGTTIIENAAEEPEIWDLARFLNKMGAKIHGAGLGKITIDGVKNLKGINYTPIYDRIEAGTFMIAAAITNSKIKINGVNEEHLRPIIEKLKECGIIFSDYKNDSVIVDGRKSKKPLDIKTLPYPGFPTDMQAQMMSLLSVIEGVSVITETVFENRFMHVAELNRMGANIKIDGRTAIIEGVSKLTGCEVKATDLRAGAAMILSGLVAEGETEISDIYHIDRGYVNIEDKFRNLGAEIYRVNR is encoded by the coding sequence ATGGAGAAAATAATAGTTAAGGGTGTAAAAGAACTTAAAGGTGAAGTTGATATAAGCTGTGCAAAAAATTCAATTTTACCTATAATCGCAGCAACTATATTGTGTCCAGAACCTATAGTTATAGATAATGCACCTAGATTGGAAGATGTTGAGGTTATATGTAAGTTATTAAGTGAATTAAACTGTGATGTTGATATTTCAAAATTAAATAATAAATTGACTATAGATACAAAAAATATAGTAGAAATGGATGCGAACGCAGAACTTATGCGAAAAATGAGAGCATCATTTTTAATTATGGGACCTATGCTTGCTCGATTTGGTTATTGTAAATTATCATTGCCAGGTGGATGTAACATAGGTAGTAGGCCAATAGATTTACATCTTAAAGGATTTAAGTTACTTGGAGCCGACGTTATAATGGGTCATGGTTTTGTAGAAGTAAAAGCAAAAAAGATGATTGGAAGTAGAATATACTTAGACTTTCCTTCAGTTGGTGCAACAGAAAATATTATGATGGCATCAGTTTTTGCTGAGGGTACAACAATAATAGAAAATGCAGCTGAAGAACCAGAAATTTGGGATTTAGCACGATTTTTAAATAAGATGGGTGCTAAGATACATGGAGCAGGACTTGGGAAAATAACAATAGATGGAGTAAAGAACTTAAAAGGAATAAACTATACTCCTATATACGATAGGATAGAGGCTGGAACATTTATGATAGCAGCAGCAATTACAAATAGTAAAATAAAGATTAATGGAGTAAATGAAGAACATTTAAGACCTATAATAGAAAAATTAAAAGAATGTGGAATTATTTTCAGTGATTATAAGAATGATTCTGTAATTGTAGATGGAAGAAAGTCTAAAAAACCATTAGATATAAAGACACTCCCATATCCAGGATTTCCAACTGATATGCAAGCTCAAATGATGAGCTTATTATCTGTAATAGAGGGAGTTAGTGTTATTACAGAAACAGTTTTTGAAAATAGATTTATGCATGTTGCTGAACTAAATAGAATGGGTGCTAATATAAAAATTGATGGTAGAACTGCTATAATTGAAGGTGTATCAAAGCTTACAGGATGCGAAGTTAAGGCAACAGACTTAAGAGCTGGAGCAGCAATGATACTAAGCGGATTGGTAGCAGAAGGTGAAACTGAAATAAGTGACATTTATCATATTGATAGAGGCTATGTTAATATTGAAGATAAATTTAGAAATCTAGGAGCAGAAATTTATAGAGTAAATAGGTAG
- the spoIID gene encoding stage II sporulation protein D, translating to MKIINIKTTNIKINSSIKIIIIMTLIIFTILITLPLIFLTVSKESVDIFKLNNENIVKSSEIVFPVNGRVKLYHKEEDSVEELDLEEYIMGVVASEVPANFNEEALKAQAIAARTFYMNKRNNPDKDAKNKGAEICDTTDCQVYMSKDERIAKWSSSQAGSNWNKIQKAVLDTKGQVLTYEDSLLEYPQFFATSSGRTEDAKDVFSMDVPYLKSEESKGEEIAPKYKTTVEIPINEFVDKINAKYKNANIKKSNIESLIKIEGYTESGSVKEIKVGNESIRGTEFRTLFNLNSTNFKLDFEKDIIKINCKGYGHGVGMSQWGANVMAKNGSTYEEILKHYYSGVEIQEIKYTH from the coding sequence ATGAAAATAATTAATATAAAAACTACAAATATAAAAATTAATAGTAGTATAAAAATAATTATTATTATGACTTTAATTATTTTTACTATATTAATAACATTACCATTGATTTTTTTAACAGTAAGTAAAGAAAGTGTTGATATATTTAAGCTGAATAATGAAAATATAGTTAAGAGTTCAGAAATTGTATTTCCAGTTAATGGTAGAGTTAAGCTTTATCATAAAGAAGAAGATAGTGTAGAGGAACTAGATTTAGAAGAATATATTATGGGAGTGGTAGCAAGTGAAGTTCCAGCAAACTTTAATGAAGAAGCTTTAAAAGCTCAAGCAATAGCTGCAAGGACATTTTATATGAATAAAAGGAATAATCCGGATAAGGATGCAAAAAATAAAGGTGCTGAAATTTGTGATACTACTGATTGTCAAGTATATATGAGTAAGGATGAGAGAATAGCTAAATGGAGTAGTAGTCAAGCAGGAAGTAATTGGAATAAAATACAAAAGGCGGTTTTAGATACAAAAGGTCAAGTTCTTACTTACGAAGATTCATTATTAGAATATCCACAATTTTTTGCGACTAGCTCAGGTAGAACTGAAGATGCAAAGGATGTATTCTCAATGGATGTACCATACTTAAAATCAGAAGAAAGTAAAGGTGAGGAAATTGCACCTAAATATAAAACAACTGTAGAAATTCCTATAAATGAATTTGTAGATAAGATTAATGCGAAATATAAAAATGCCAATATAAAGAAAAGTAATATAGAATCATTAATTAAAATTGAAGGTTATACTGAATCTGGAAGTGTAAAAGAAATTAAAGTAGGAAATGAGAGTATAAGAGGAACAGAATTTAGAACATTATTCAATTTAAATTCAACAAATTTTAAATTAGATTTTGAGAAAGACATAATAAAGATAAATTGTAAGGGATATGGTCATGGTGTTGGAATGAGCCAATGGGGAGCAAATGTAATGGCTAAAAATGGGTCAACATATGAAGAAATTCTTAAGCATTACTATAGTGGGGTTGAAATTCAAGAAATAAAATATACACATTAA
- a CDS encoding M23 family peptidase — MDKKLKEKFGNLVRKEGFYIALFLCLCIIVTVGTVSYKMISNKNEVNKAEDINKDLALNSNNEEKTINEIPNAERVENVPDTSKNNIDKAKTEQSTTVSTTNIVKFSNPIDGVESRNYTYPTPVKMEEGIFRTIRGVNLETKIGTEVKAAAEGVVEVVENSGVEEGVVVEIKHANGLKTRYGNLDENVLVKKGDKVKVNQVIAKVGETAKVFSKEVFGEFLNLQVIDAKGEQVNPEKYFTLKSK, encoded by the coding sequence TTGGACAAAAAGTTAAAAGAAAAATTCGGAAATTTAGTTAGGAAGGAGGGATTTTATATCGCTTTATTCCTTTGTCTTTGCATAATAGTTACTGTTGGAACTGTTTCTTATAAAATGATTAGCAATAAAAACGAAGTTAATAAGGCAGAAGATATAAATAAAGACTTAGCATTGAATTCTAACAATGAAGAAAAAACAATTAATGAGATTCCCAATGCTGAGAGGGTAGAAAATGTTCCAGACACTAGTAAAAATAATATTGATAAAGCAAAGACAGAACAATCTACTACAGTATCTACAACTAATATAGTGAAATTTTCAAATCCTATAGATGGTGTTGAAAGTAGAAATTATACTTACCCTACACCCGTAAAGATGGAAGAGGGTATTTTTAGAACTATTAGAGGTGTAAATTTAGAAACCAAAATAGGAACTGAAGTTAAGGCAGCAGCAGAAGGCGTAGTAGAAGTTGTAGAAAATTCAGGTGTTGAAGAAGGCGTAGTTGTAGAAATTAAACACGCTAATGGATTAAAAACAAGATATGGAAATCTTGATGAAAACGTACTAGTAAAAAAAGGCGATAAGGTTAAAGTAAATCAAGTTATTGCAAAAGTTGGAGAAACTGCAAAGGTATTTAGCAAAGAAGTATTTGGAGAATTTCTAAATTTACAAGTAATTGATGCTAAAGGAGAACAAGTTAATCCTGAAAAGTATTTTACATTAAAGTCTAAATAA
- the spoIIID gene encoding sporulation transcriptional regulator SpoIIID, with protein sequence MKDYIEERVLDVARYIIDSKSTIRKTAKVFGVSKSTIHKDMTERLLKINPEIAEETHSILELNKAERHIRGGKATQMKYKIIES encoded by the coding sequence TTGAAAGATTATATTGAAGAAAGGGTATTAGATGTTGCAAGGTATATTATAGATTCAAAGTCTACAATAAGAAAAACAGCTAAGGTTTTTGGTGTTAGTAAAAGCACAATTCATAAAGATATGACGGAGAGACTTCTAAAAATAAACCCTGAAATTGCAGAAGAAACTCATTCGATTTTAGAATTAAATAAGGCAGAACGACATATTAGAGGTGGAAAAGCTACACAAATGAAATATAAAATTATTGAATCTTAA
- a CDS encoding rod shape-determining protein (functions in MreBCD complex in some organisms), with protein MCFWKTGTDLAIDLGTATVLVYMKGKGVILKEPSVVAINKSNNKLLAIGEEARKMIGRTPGNIIAVRPLRDGVISDYDITQKMLKELIKKACGTRSIRAPKVIVCVPSQATEVEKRAVIDATMNSGAKTVHLIEEPLAAAIGAGLDITKPNGCMVVDIGGGTCDIAVISLGGVVVRESIKVAGDKFDDSIIKYVRNEYKLMIGEKTAEDLKINIGSAFKNSRNLTCMMKGRNLVTGLPDEVEITTEEIRNAIREPIEIIVQTVKRVLEKTPPELASDIIERGIVMTGGGALIHGLDKLIEFKTGVVTIVAEDSVECVAKGTGKVLSYIDKLDSKMNSQQIVFIE; from the coding sequence ATGTGTTTTTGGAAAACAGGAACAGACCTTGCAATTGATCTAGGAACAGCAACTGTACTAGTTTATATGAAAGGTAAAGGAGTGATATTAAAAGAACCTTCTGTTGTAGCTATAAATAAAAGTAATAATAAATTGTTGGCTATAGGGGAAGAAGCAAGAAAAATGATAGGAAGAACTCCAGGAAATATAATTGCAGTAAGGCCATTGAGAGATGGAGTTATTTCGGATTATGATATAACACAAAAGATGCTAAAAGAATTGATAAAGAAAGCATGTGGGACACGTAGTATTAGAGCCCCTAAAGTGATTGTTTGTGTACCATCTCAAGCTACAGAAGTTGAAAAGAGAGCCGTTATTGACGCAACTATGAACTCAGGAGCTAAGACAGTTCATTTAATTGAAGAACCCTTAGCAGCAGCTATTGGAGCAGGGCTAGATATCACTAAACCAAATGGATGCATGGTAGTAGATATTGGCGGTGGTACTTGTGATATTGCAGTTATTTCATTAGGTGGAGTAGTAGTGAGAGAATCAATAAAAGTGGCTGGAGATAAATTTGATGATTCTATAATAAAATATGTACGAAATGAATATAAGTTAATGATTGGTGAGAAAACAGCTGAAGATTTAAAGATAAATATTGGTTCAGCATTTAAAAATTCAAGAAACCTAACATGTATGATGAAGGGGAGAAATCTTGTAACAGGGTTACCAGATGAAGTGGAAATTACCACAGAAGAAATAAGAAATGCAATAAGAGAACCTATAGAAATTATCGTTCAAACAGTAAAGAGAGTATTGGAAAAAACACCACCTGAACTAGCTTCAGATATAATAGAAAGAGGAATAGTAATGACCGGTGGAGGAGCGCTAATACATGGCTTAGATAAGCTGATAGAATTTAAAACAGGAGTGGTAACAATTGTTGCGGAGGATTCTGTTGAATGCGTTGCTAAAGGGACCGGTAAAGTACTTAGTTATATAGATAAGTTAGATAGTAAGATGAATTCACAACAAATAGTTTTCATAGAATAA